The following proteins are encoded in a genomic region of Mahella australiensis 50-1 BON:
- a CDS encoding trimethylamine corrinoid protein 2: MKYKDNWVQTKEHFKTWWAHGSIGRPMMKVVARRDKPIEPLEEIEPPQTPEALHLDVERRAKELRNFCKTHIFMAESFPSLDINIGPGSMATYLGSEPNFSWDTVWYTECVKPDWKEWGELKYDPDNYWWKRHLELIERGKELAGDDFLVNIPDIIESIDILAAMRGAQQFCFDLIDEPDVVKEYIRQIDELYFMYYYPIYDIVKDEEGGSSYTVFDIWGPGRIAKVQCDFSAIMSPKQFEEFFIPSLSYQCQRLDYAMYHLDGMDAIKHLDALMQVEELDALQWTPGAGKQDGGSELWYPIYDKVRAAGKSLWVSIEQGDVDEWIIKADKLVKRYGSDGLYLLFPVMSVDDASRLIEKADLYLSS, from the coding sequence ATGAAATATAAAGACAATTGGGTGCAAACGAAAGAGCATTTTAAAACGTGGTGGGCACACGGCAGCATAGGCCGCCCTATGATGAAAGTGGTAGCTCGGCGCGATAAGCCTATAGAGCCGTTGGAAGAGATAGAGCCTCCGCAAACGCCCGAAGCTTTACACCTAGATGTGGAGCGCCGGGCAAAAGAACTGAGAAATTTTTGCAAAACGCATATATTTATGGCGGAGTCATTTCCATCGTTGGACATAAATATAGGACCTGGTTCTATGGCTACATACCTTGGCTCGGAACCGAATTTCTCCTGGGATACAGTCTGGTATACCGAATGCGTCAAACCAGATTGGAAGGAATGGGGTGAGCTAAAGTATGATCCGGACAACTACTGGTGGAAGAGGCATTTGGAGCTTATAGAACGTGGCAAAGAGCTTGCCGGCGATGATTTTTTGGTGAATATACCAGACATAATAGAGAGTATAGATATACTCGCGGCTATGCGCGGAGCACAGCAGTTTTGCTTTGACCTCATAGATGAGCCGGATGTGGTGAAAGAGTATATAAGACAAATAGATGAGCTGTATTTCATGTATTATTATCCCATATATGATATTGTCAAAGATGAGGAAGGTGGGAGCAGCTATACGGTGTTCGATATATGGGGGCCGGGCAGGATAGCTAAGGTGCAATGTGATTTTTCTGCAATAATGTCCCCCAAACAGTTTGAAGAATTTTTCATACCATCACTGAGCTATCAATGTCAAAGGTTGGACTACGCGATGTATCATCTGGACGGCATGGATGCTATAAAGCACTTGGATGCTTTGATGCAGGTGGAAGAGCTCGATGCACTTCAGTGGACGCCGGGCGCGGGCAAGCAAGACGGCGGCAGCGAGCTCTGGTACCCGATATATGATAAAGTAAGAGCTGCCGGTAAATCTTTGTGGGTAAGCATTGAGCAGGGTGATGTCGATGAGTGGATAATAAAAGCGGATAAGCTGGTAAAACGTTACGGCAGCGATGGACTATATCTGCTTTTTCCTGTTATGAGCGTTGATGATGCTTCAAGGCTTATTGAAAAAGCCGACTTATACCTCTCCTCTTAG